In Meleagris gallopavo isolate NT-WF06-2002-E0010 breed Aviagen turkey brand Nicholas breeding stock chromosome 3, Turkey_5.1, whole genome shotgun sequence, one DNA window encodes the following:
- the SLC26A7 gene encoding anion exchange transporter produces the protein MTGAERRRRAVWGKIRAVRCEDIKEWCMRRLPILEWGPVYDWKENLVPDMVSGMMLAIQQVTQGLAFAALSSVHPVFGLYGSFFPVIIYAIFGMGRHVATGTFALTSLISANAVERLVPSTGTNFTANNNSGILGLSEFEMQRIGVAAAVSFLGGIIQVVMFMLQLGHATFLLTEPVISAMTTGAATHVVTSQVKYLLGMKMPYISGPLGFFHIYAYIFENIRSVQLEALLLSLLSIVVLVLVKELNEKFQRNIKIVLPIDLVLIIATSIACCYADMEYVYGLEVVGHIPQGLPPPKLPPMNVLSEIVTEAFGVALVGYVASLALAQSSAKRFNYTVDDNQELLAHGLSNVIPSFFFCIPSAAAMGRTALLYSTGARTQVACLISCALVLVVIYVIGAVLYWLPMCVLASIIIVGLKGMLMQFRDLKKYWNMDKIDWSIWVTTYMFTICFAANVGLLYGVVCTIVIVIFRFPRAKTLNLKNMEEVEYKYKTEDNCESLKQVKIVSVSNPLVFLNARKFHADLMKIIQKDSTSSQACEDVNKCEQNTLLCSFSNGGCHGESLQPRQSERRILILDCSGLNFFDYTGVSMLLQVLVIPDTLCTLKYINTHTIYLSQLLVIPLTVDKGGNSCKR, from the exons GATTGGCCTTTGCTGCTCTCTCTTCAGTCCATCCAGTATTTGGTTTATATGGTTCATTCTTCCCTGTCATTATATATGCCATATTTGGAATGGGACGTCATGTTGCAACAG GAACATTTGCATTAACTTCCTTAATATCTGCCAATGCAGTTGAACGTCTTGTTCCTTCCACTGGCACTAATTTCACTGCAAACAATAATTCAGGAATCTTGGGCCTGTCAGAGTTTGAAATGCAGAGAATTGGAGTTGCAGCAGCAGTTTCATTTCTTGGAGGAATCATTCAG GTAGTGATGTTCATGCTGCAGCTGGGCCATGCCACCTTCTTGTTAACAGAACCAGTGATCAGTGCAATGACCACAGGAGCTGCGACGCACGTTGTGACTTCACAAGTGAAGTACTTGCTGGGAATGAAAATGCCATACATATCAGGACCACTAGGATTTTTTCAT ATTTATGCCTACATATTTGAGAATATCAGATCGGTTCAACTAGAGGCTTTACTTCTCTCCTTGCTGAGCATTGTGGTGCTTGTTCTTGTTAAGGAATTGAATGAgaaatttcagagaaacatTAAAATTGTTCTTCCTATCGATCTAGTTTTG ATAATTGCTACATCCATTGCCTGCTGCTATGCTGATATGGAATACGTCTACGGGCTAGAAGTTGTGGGGCATATTCCTCAAGG GCTGCCACCACCAAAACTACCACCCATGAATGTCCTATCTGAAATAGTCACAGAAGCTTTTGGGGTAGCACTGGTTGGTTACGTAGCATCACTAGCTCTCGCCCAAAGCTCTGCTAAAAGGTTTAATTACACTGTGGATGATAACCAG GAACTTTTGGCTCATGGCCTCAGCAACGtgattccttcatttttcttttgcataccAAGTGCGGCAGCGATGGGACGGACGGCACTGTTATACAGTACAGGCGCCAGAACACAG GTGGCTTGCCTTATCTCTTGTGCATTAGTTCTTGTGGTGATCTACGTGATTGGAGCAGTGCTGTACTGGCTGCCCATG tgtGTGCTAGCAAGCATTATCATTGTGGGCTTGAAGGGGATGCTAATGCAGTTCCgtgacttaaaaaaatattggaatATGGATAAAATAGACTGG AGCATATGGGTTACTACCTACATGTTCACAATCTGCTTTGCTGCTAACGTGGGATTGTTGTATGGTGTTGTCTGCACGATAGTAATTGTGATTTTCCGCTTTCCCAG AGCAAAGACactgaatttgaaaaatatggaagaagtggaatataaatacaaaactgAAGATAATTGT GAATCATTAAAACAGGTAAAGATAGTTTCAGTGAGCAACCCATTAGTCTTTCTCAACGCCAGAAAGTTTCATGCAGACCTGATGAAGATAATCCAGAAGGATAGCACTAGCAGTCAGGCATGTGAAGATGTAAACAAG tgtgaGCAGAACACGTTACTCTGCTCATTTTCCAATGGAGGTTGTCATG GTGAATCACTGCAGCCACGTCAGAGTGAGCGACGCATTTTGATATTGGACTGCAGTGGACTGAATTTCTTTGATTACACTGGAGTGTCCATGTTGCTTCAGGTATTAGTAATACCAGATACACTCTGtacattaaaatacataaatacacacacaattTATTTAAGTCAGCTACTAGTCATCCCACTTACAGTGGATAAAGGGGGTAACTCATGCAAGAGATGA
- the LOC104910399 gene encoding deubiquitinase OTUD6B-like, whose amino-acid sequence MEGSEDEETEAGGPLQQLVKRQRREKRELQAKIQGMKNAVPKNDKKRRKQLAEEVAKLEAELEQKHKEELKQLKEAMPEQNKVYSLTSA is encoded by the exons ATGGAGGGCTCCGAGGACGAGGAGACGGAGGCCGGCGGGCCGCTGCAACAGCTCGTCAAGCGGCAGCGCAGAGAGAAGCGCGAGCTGCAAG CAAAAATTCAAGGCATGAAAAATGCTGTTCCCAAGAATGACAAAAAAAGGCGAAAACAGCTGGCTGAAGAAGTCGCCAAACTAGAGGCAGAACTTGAACAGAAGCACAAGGAGGAAttaaagcagctgaaagaagCTATGCCTGAGCAGAATAAGGTATATTCCTTAACTTCAGCTTAA